Within the Bacteroidota bacterium genome, the region CTCGTGAAGCGTCGCTGGGCGCTGGCGCAGGGCGCGGAAGTCGCCGAGGAGCCAGACGAGCGCGTAGGCCGAGACGACGAGATGCAGCCAGGCCCACCCCGGCGCTATGTGGGTGAGGAGTACATGAACGCCCACTAGTTCGAGCGTACCACCGATCAGGCCCGCCACGAGCACGAACCGATAGCTGCTCGTCCGGTGGCTGGTGAAGCGCTCGACTTCGCTCGATGCCTGGGGGAGCGGAGCCGCCGGACCGAAGGCATAGCACAGCACGGCGAGCTCGTAGGCGAGCGCCTCCGCTGCGGGGCCAGGAATCGCCGCTCCGAGTCCGGTGCGCAGCCGCGCCAGTACATCGTCTGCCTCGCTTGCGCGCACCGCGCGCACCACGCGGCCGACCCGCACGAGCACGAGCGCAAGCACGCCAACTTCGAGGAGCGGAACAGCGAGGTACACCCACCGCACGGGCGCGGCGTGGGCTTCAGGGAGAATCGTCCCGGCGAGCCATGCGCAGCCCAACGCCACCAGGAGTATGCTCGCCGCTGACCACCCACGCGGCTTGGCCACGAGCACGTAGAACAGCCCCGGCACGAGCACGACGAGGTCGAGCAGCACCCCCCATGCCAGCGCGTCCGGTTGCACGAACGCTGCCACGCGCGGCCCCACGCTGATCGCCACGGCGAGAATGACGACCGTCGCCAGTGCAAAGCTGACGAGCGCAGCGCGAGGCGTAAACGACAAGGTCATGGTCGGCTCCTACAGGGCTTCCTTCGTGCTCGGAAGGCGATCGCCATGCGGGTCGCGAGCGACGGCCTGGCGCAGCGCCCGGGCCGCCGCCTTGAAGAGCGCCTCGATGCGGTGGTGGTCGTTGCCGCCATAGAGCACCGCGAGGTGAAGGTTGCACCGCGCCTGCTCGGCGAAGCTGTACCAGAAGTGCCGCACCATCTCCGTCGAGAGATCGCCCACGCGCTCGCGGTCGAAACTTGCGTCGAAGACGAGGTAGAAGCGGCCCGAGAGGTCCACGACGCCGCGGGCGAGCGCCTCGTCCATCGGCACAGTGGCCTGGCCGTAGCGCGCGATGTAGGCCTTGTCGCCAAGCGCCTGCACGAACGCTTGACCAAGTGCGATGCCGACGTCTTCGACGGTGTGGTGGTCGTCTACGTGGAGGTCGCCGTCGCAACGGACGGTGAGGCCGAAGCGCCCGTGCCGCGCGAAGAGGTCGAGCATGTGGTCGAGAAAGCCGACGCCGGTGGCGTTGTCGTAGGCCGGCGTGCCCACGGGGTCCAGGTGCACCTCGACCGACACGCGCGTCTCGGCGGTGGCGCGTTCGACGGACGCAGAGCGCGGGGAGAGCGGGGAAGTCGGAAGCGCTTCGAGCACAGGCGGGTACGGAACGGAGTAAAGAAGCCGAAAAGATACGGGGCCGCAGCGCTCGACTGGGAAACCCGCCGCGGCACAGCACGCTTCATTTTTAACTCTGATCACCATCGATGTACTCCATGCCTGACGCGTTCGCCTTCCACTCGCTTGCCGCTGCCTTTCTGCAGGAGGAGGTGCTCGACGCGCTTGACGAGGCCGTCTTCCAGCGGCAGATCCTCGACACGACGCTGGCGACCTGGGGCGTCTTCTTCGCCATCGTGACAGGCGTGACGGTCGGGCTGCGGCTGCTCAACCAGTTCCTGATCCGCCGCTTCTGCAAGCGCGCCGAGCGCTCCGCCAACGAGTTCGACGACTACGTCGCCGAGTTCCTCCGCGGCACGAAAACGTTCTTCCTCGTTGCCGTCGGCCTCTGGATCGCCACGCAGGTGACCGACATCGCCGCGTGGCTGGAGCAACACAGCGACACGATCGTCGTCGTGCTGTTCGTAATCCAGGGCGTGTTCTGGTTCAACCGGATCTTCGGGCTTTACCTGCGGAAGTACCGCGAGCGCAACCTGGAGGGCAACCCTGCTGCTGTGACGACGATGCAGGCCGTCGGCTTCGTGGGGCGGCTCCTCGTGTTCACGCTCGGCCTGCTGCTCATCCTCTCGAACCTCGGCGTGGAGGTAACAGCGCTGGTCGCCTCGCTCGGCATCGGCGGCATCGCGGTAGCGCTCGCGGCGCAGAACATCCTCGGCGACCTCTTCGCGGCGCTCTCGATCGTCCTCGACAAGCCGTTCGTGGTGGGCGACTTCCTGAGCGTGGGCGAATTCCTCGGCTCGGTCGAGAAGGTCGGGCTCAAGACGACGCGCCTGCGCAGCCTCTCAGGCGAGCAGCTCATCTTCGCGAACAGCGACCTCGTCAAGAGCCGCGTGCGCAACTTCAAGCGCATGGAGGAGCGCCGCATCGTGTTTAGCTTCGGCGTGACCTACCAGACGACCGCCGCCCAGCTGGAGGCCATTCCCGAGTGGGTGCGCGCCATCGCCGAGGCCGAGCCGCACGTGCGCTTCGACCGCGCGCACTTCAAGCAGTTCGGCGCGTCGTCGCTCGACTTCGAGGTAGTCTACTACGTCACCGACCCCGACTTCGCGGTCTACATGGACCGGCAGCAGGCGATCAACCTCGCCATCGTGCGCAAATTCGAGGATGAGGGCATCGATTTCGCCTACCCGACGCAGACGCTCTACCTGCACGGGCGCGGACGCCAGAGCAGCGCAACCGTCCACACCGAGGTCGTCGGCTCGGCGTCGTGACCGCTCCGGCGTGCTGACCTAGCGCCCAGCGAGCAGCCCCGTCGGCTCCACGTCAATGTGGAACGTCTGCGAGGTGCCCGGAGCGAGCGCTTCGACGACGAGCCGCACCGTCTCACCATCGCCAGCGAGCGTGGCCTCGGGCGACGGCGTGCCGACGAGTTCGGGGCTCACGGCGATGTCGGCCGCGAGGTAACCAAGCGTCACTGTCACGCCAACCTGGCGCGCCGTCGCGGTGCCGTTGTTGGCGAGGCGCACGTTCACCCGCTGCGGCCCGACGGCCTCCACGTCGAGCGTGAGCCGGTCGCGGGTGCGCCACCAGTCGGCCACCTCGCTCGCCGTGGCAAACCACACGGCGCCATCGGACGCGAAGGCATCGACGGCCGCTTCCAGCATCGCCTGCGCGCGCCAGCCGCGGAGGTCTTCGCCGGAGAAGGTGAGCATCGCTAGACCGCCAGCATCGACGACACGCGCGGCGTCTTCGCGGACGAACTGCGCCTGGAGACTCGCATCGGGCAGGCGGCGCAGCGTGGCGCGCGGGCTCCGCGACGTGCGCGGTAGTCGGACGAGCGGCTCGCCATCGCCGATACGCATGAGCGACGGCACGGCGCGGTTGGCGACGGAGTCGAGGGCGATGTAGCCAAAGCCGCCGCGGGCGAACGCGGCGTACGGATCGAGGCCCGGAACGGAGGCCGGATCGTGCACAAGACGTGCGCCCTGCGTCAGGGTGACCGTTTCGGCGAGGCGCGCGCGCTGGTCCCGGAGTGCGGTCGGCGTGAGGTCGTCCGCGCTCCGCGGCCCGAGCAGCGCCACCTCGCCGTGCGCATCGAGGCGACGGTAGAGGTCCGCGTAGGCGGGCGCAGCATCGGCAGCGAGGAAGTAGGTCGCCGGGACGCCGCGCGGTTCGAGGAGGGCGCGCATCGCGTCGAGGCCGCGCGGGTCGGTGTCGGCACTGCCCGCGAGGACGGCGGCGGCGCGGTAGGGCGCAGGCCAATCGGTCACCCAAGCCACGGGGCGGCGCGCAAGCCATGCGAACGTGTTGTCGAAGAGCCGAGCGAGAGCCCTCTGGTCGAGCGGCCCCACGCCCATCGCAGAGAGTTCGTGCCCGAGAAAGACGAAACGGCCAGCTCCGAAGCGGCCGTAGAGCAACCCTGCGCTCGTGGCACGCACCGCGCCAGGCAGCCGATCGTCGGAGGTGTGATCGTACCACGACCCCGCGACCTGGGACCGCGCCTCGGCGGGCTGCGCGAGGACGGGCGCGTCGAAGCTGCCGGTGCGAAGTTGATAGCCTGCTGGGACACCCGCCGTGAGCGGGGTGCCGCCCCGCAGCGTGAAGCGCCGGAACGACGCCGCGAGGTCGTCGGCAGCCGTAGGGTCGCCGCCGAGCCAGGTGTGGTAGGCCACGGCGGTCCGTCCGCCGGGCACCGGCTCGACCGTAGCAAACGACGCGGCCGGCTGCGGCGTGCCGGGAGACCCAACCCAGGTGTAGCCACCGAGCGCGGCGAAGCCCGCTGCGGCAAGGTGGGCGTTTTGCTGCGTCTGGGCAGGCGTCATTTCGCCCGGGTCGATGTCGCGGTCGGGCCGGTAGAGGCCTGCCGGTACGACGCCGGGAAACGTGTCACGCGAGACGCGCCACGCGGCTCCGCCCGGGTCCATGAAGCCTGTGAACTGCGCGCCCGCAACCTCGTCGAGGACGGCGTGCCCACGCCAGGAGCCGTCGGGGCGGTAGACGCCCGGCGTCCACGTCGCCAGGACGGCCCCGCCGTCGCGGAGGAAGCCCTTGAGCGCCTCGACCTGCGCGTCCGAGAGCGCCTGCGCGGCGGGCAATACGAGGATATCGTAGTCGGCCAGCGCGCCCGGATCGGTGGCCCTCGCTTCGAGATCGGCGTCGGTGAGTTCGCCGAAGGCCACCTGCCGGTTGAGCAGGTAGGCGCGCCAGGTCCGCACGGTCGCCGCGAGCCATTCGGCATCGACGCCGAGGCCCTCCACGGATCGTGCGCGGTTGACCTGCGCCGTGTAGTCGCTATGCAGCAGACCCACGCGCCCGCGCTCCGTATCGCCCTGCGCCGCCGCCGACCACGGCAGCGCGCCGAAGCTGGTCTGGAGCAGGACGAGGTAGATCCACACCGCGCCGCCGAGCAGTGCGAGCGAGAAGCCGAGCACGCCAGCCAGGTGCAGCCGCTGCCGCCAGGGCGGCGTCGCCGTGCTGGGGTCGCGATGCGGCGGGGTCGCGTTGGACGAGGCGCTCGCCATGTTCACTCCCACGACAGCCGCTCGTCGGGCGGGGGCGGAGACGCGTGGGACGCCGGCGAATGAGGCGGATCGAGGTCCAGGAGCGTGTCGAGTTCGTCGGCGAGGCGGAGCAGTTCCTGATAGTCCTCGTCCTTGCTGTCAGCATGCTCGGCACCATCGGCATGCTCGGCGGCGCTCGGCGAGCCCTGCGACGCCGAGGCTGCCGTGGATGACGCCGGGGCCGAGGGCTTCGGCGCGGGACGTGGCGGTGCTACCTGCGGAGGCATCGGGCGCGGCGAGGTTGGTGCAGCCAGCTGCTCGCGCAGCACGGGTTCTCCATCGCGCGGTGCGGCAGCCGATCGTTGCGGTGGCGTTGGTGCGGGTCTCGGCGGAGGCGCAGGAGGCGAGGCTGAAGGCAGGACCGGCGTCGACATCGGTTCGGGAAGCCCTTCTCCGAAGAAGCCGGCGAGGTCGCCGGCGCGTAGCGGCGTCATGTCCTCGAACGTCGCGTCTTCCCACGCTGGCTCGGGCGGCGGGGTAGCAGGCGCGGCAGGCTGCGCAGGCGCGGACCACCCTTCCGGCGTGGATGCCTGATCCGGCGACGCCTCGGGCGCGGCGGGCGGCAGCGCGTTGGCCCCAGCTTGCTGCTGGAGCCCGGCGGCGGCGAGCCGGAGGAGTTCCTGCAGCTGCGCGACCTGCGTGGTGTCGCCTTGGGCCGTTCCCGCAGGTGCGGTCAGGAGCAGCGGCTGCGGCGGCGCATCAGGCGGCGGGGCGGGTGCACCGCGGCCCTGGCGCTCGCGCACCTTGTAGAGCACATACGCCGCGACGGCCAGGATCAGCGTCGCAAGCGTGCCGACCAGGATGATCGTGGATAGAATCGGGAGCAGCTCCATCGGAGGAAGCAGGAGAAAGAGGGCAGTCGTCGTCTAGTGTCGGCGCGCGGTCACGAGCGCTTAAGCGCTCAGTATGGAGGTGTGGACGTTTGAACGTGTGAAGGTGTCAACCCGGAATCGCCCGAATCGTACGTCCATACCTGCACACGTCCATACCGACCTCTAGGCTGTCCCGATGCGTTTGAGCTTGCCCCAGCCCATGCCGAAGCCGAGCAGTTCCTCGACGGTGGCCGCGCACTTGCACACGTCGATGGTGAGGACGAAGAACAGGCGATAGATCACCGTCAGCGGGACGAGGCGGAGGTCTTCGCGCTCGGTCGCCACGCAGTAGAGCGCCGCGGCGAGGTCGAGGATGGTGAGCGAAAGCCACCAGAAGACGAGGTACTGCGAGTAGCCCACGACGGCTGCCGCCACGAAGAAGAGGTGCGCGAAGACGTTCATCGCGGGCCAGATCAGGCTCTCGAAGGCCATCGACCAGAGGACGAGCGTGCCGCCGAAGTTGACCGTCGGGTTGAAGACGAGATCGCGGTGCTTGCGGATAGCCTGGAGGATGCCGCGCGTCCAGCGGTAGCGC harbors:
- the hisB gene encoding imidazoleglycerol-phosphate dehydratase HisB, whose protein sequence is MLEALPTSPLSPRSASVERATAETRVSVEVHLDPVGTPAYDNATGVGFLDHMLDLFARHGRFGLTVRCDGDLHVDDHHTVEDVGIALGQAFVQALGDKAYIARYGQATVPMDEALARGVVDLSGRFYLVFDASFDRERVGDLSTEMVRHFWYSFAEQARCNLHLAVLYGGNDHHRIEALFKAAARALRQAVARDPHGDRLPSTKEAL
- a CDS encoding mechanosensitive ion channel family protein, encoding MPDAFAFHSLAAAFLQEEVLDALDEAVFQRQILDTTLATWGVFFAIVTGVTVGLRLLNQFLIRRFCKRAERSANEFDDYVAEFLRGTKTFFLVAVGLWIATQVTDIAAWLEQHSDTIVVVLFVIQGVFWFNRIFGLYLRKYRERNLEGNPAAVTTMQAVGFVGRLLVFTLGLLLILSNLGVEVTALVASLGIGGIAVALAAQNILGDLFAALSIVLDKPFVVGDFLSVGEFLGSVEKVGLKTTRLRSLSGEQLIFANSDLVKSRVRNFKRMEERRIVFSFGVTYQTTAAQLEAIPEWVRAIAEAEPHVRFDRAHFKQFGASSLDFEVVYYVTDPDFAVYMDRQQAINLAIVRKFEDEGIDFAYPTQTLYLHGRGRQSSATVHTEVVGSAS